CGACATCGGCGGCGTGCTCCTCGACTGGAACCCGCGCTACCTCTATCGCAAGCTCTTCCCCGATGAGGCGGCGATGGAGCACTTCCTCACCACCGTCTGCACGTCGGAGTGGAACCAGCAGCAGGATGGTGGCCGCACCTGGGCCGAGGCCATCTCCGAGCTGTCCGGGCGGTTCCCGGAGCATGCCGAGCTCATCCGCTGCTACGACACGCGCTGGGAGGAGATGATCCCCCGTGTCTTCGATGGCACGGTCGATCTCCTGAAGGCCCTTCAATCCCGGGGTCCGGTCTACGCGATCACCAACTTCTCGGCGGAGAAGTTCGCGTATGCCAGGACGCGCTGGCCGTTCCTCGCGAGCTTCGACGGCTGTGTCGTCTCGGGGGAATGCCGGATGCTCAAGCCGGATCCAGCCATCTACCGGCGCCTCTGCCATCAGTACGGCCTCGAGCCCGAGCGCTGTCTGTTCATCGACGACGTCCAGAAGAACGTCGACGGAGCGCGGGCGGTGGGCATGCAGGCGGTGCGCTTCGAGAGCCCCGAGCAACTGCGCGCCGAGCTGCTCGCCCGCGGAATGCTGGCGTAGCCCGCGGCCCGCTCATTCCGAGACGTGGACATGGACATGCTGACCCGAAACGCCGGGTCCGGCCCTCTCATTCTCGGGCCTTTTGTCCCTGTCCCTTTCCTCGGAGGTCTCATGAGCAGGACGCGGAAGTTCCTCATCACCGGTCTGTTGGGCACGCTCGCGGCATGTGGTGGGCAGGAGCCCCAGGAGCCGGTGGGCTCCCAGGGTCTCGAGCTCGCGGCCAACGCCGCGGGACTGACCGCTACCTTCAGCAGCAGCTCGAGCTGGGAGGGTGGCTTCAATGGTGTGATCACCATCAAGAACACCACGAGCAGCCAGATCTCCGACTGGGCGGTGTCCTTCAAGTTCAACGGCAACGCCGCGATCAGCGGTACTCCCTGGGGCGCCGGCGGTTCCGCCACCCGGGCGAGCGACGGGACGTGGACCGTCCTGCCGAACACCTGGGGCGGCAACATCGTGCCCGCCAACGGCACCATCACCGTCACCTACGGAGGCACGGGCACCTACAGCGGGGTGAGCACCTGCACCATCAACGGGTACTCCTGTGGCGGGAGCCTGCCGCCTCCCGTGGATGCCACGCCTCCGGCGGTGAGCCTCTCGGCCAGCCCGACCAACCTCACGAGCGCGGGCAGCGTGAGCCTCTCCGCGCCGGCCACCGACAACGTGGGCGTGACGAAGGTCGAGTTCTTCAGGAACGGGGTGCTGCTGAGCACGGACACCTCCAGCCCCTTCACCGCGTCCGACGCCTTCAGCTCCAGCGGCCAGAACGGCACCTACGGCTACACGGCCAAGGCCTATGACGCCGCGGGGAACACCGCCACCTCCAGCGCGGCGAGCGTCACCGTCAACATCGGCGGCACTCCTCCGCCTCCCCCGACCGGGAGGATGTACATCGGCTACGCCAGCAGCTGGAACACGAGCATCAACGACCTCACGCCCGCCATCATCCCCAGCTACTACACGCACGTGAACCTCGCCTTCGTGCGGCCGGACATGGCGTACGTGAAGGGCTCGTACGAGTTCGATCAGGCCGTGGCGGGCTTCGAGTTCTTCGAGGGGGCCACGACGAACACCGGGCAGAAGAAGTTCACCCGGGAGCAGGCGCTGACGCTCATCAACAACATCAAGGCGCTGCGCCAGCGCGGCACCCAGGTGTGGATCTCCGTCGGCGGTTGGAGCTACAGCCAGGGCAGCCAGTGGGCGAACTTCAACGCGGCGCACGTCGTCGACCTGGCGCAGGACCTGGGTGCCGACGGCGTCGACATCGACTGGGAGTCCAGCGGCAGCAGCTGCAACAAGCTCACGGCGGACCAGTTCAGCTGCAGCAAGGATGGGGAGATCTCCAACATCATCACCAGCCTCCACAACACCATCCAGAGCCGGGGCCTGTCGCTGGGCATCTCGATCGCCGGCTGGTCCACGGGCGCCTACTACGTGAAGGGCACGCCGTTCGAGGAGGGCAAGGTGCAGTGGGGCTCGCCCTTCGGTGGAACGATGTACACGGTGGTGAAGAACCACGGCAACAAGCTGCACCACATCAACCTCATGTCCTACGACGGCGGCGACTACTACGACCCGCGCGAGGGCTATGAGTCCTACCGGGCCATCTACAGCGGGCCCATCGCCATGGGTCTGGAGATCGCTCCGGAGGGCGCCGGTGGCGCGACGCTGAAGCTCAACGCGGAGCCCGGCACGGTGTACGACGCCGAGATGCTCACCGGGCAGAACAACATGGCGACGAAGTATTACAACGTCGAGACGCTCGCCACGTACATGAAGAACAAGGGCAAGCCGACGGACGGCATGATGGTGTGGCAGATCTGGAAGGAGCGCGTCCACGCGTCGCCCCCGGCCGGAGCGGCGGGGGTGAACTCCGCTGGCCAGCTGGTGTGCCAGCTCCTGAGCATCACCAGCAATTGCAACCAGAGCCTGCCCAACCTCCCGAAGTACTAGCGGCGGGCGGGCCACCACCGGGTGCGAGCGGTGCTGACTCGCACCCGGTGGTGACACGGGTGATTCCGCCGCCAGGCCCTCCAGCAGTGGGGGTTGCCGGGGAGCGGGTGCTCGCGGGCACCAGGAGCCTCATCAGCAGTGGGGGTTGCCGGGGTCAGCCGGGTGCCACGAGCGCGACGACGAAACCACCAGAAGGCGTGAAAGGCCTTTCACAGCATCACTGCGTCTTGTCCGACCTCGCGGAAGAGGAGCTCGCGCAGGTGGGCCCGGCCCAGGCGCAGCCGGCTGCGGACCGTCTCGAAGGGGACCTCCAGCTCCTCGGCCATCTCCGGGACGCTCATCCCCATCACGTGGTGGAGGAGCAGGGCGCGCCGCTGCTCGTCGGAGAGCCGCTCCAGCAGCTTCGTCATGTGCTCGCGCAGCAGGCAGTCATCCGGAGCCTCGTCCTCCGAGGCCATCGTGGCCGACTCCACGGCCTCGTCGTCCACGTCCACCTGGCTGCGCTCGGCGCGCGCCCGTCTCGAGGCGGCGAAGGTGACGCGGACCACCACTCGGTCCGCCCAGGACACGAACGCGCCTTCTCCGCGGTAGGTGGGCAGCCCGCGCAGGATGGCGACCAGCGCCTCCTGGGTGATGTCATCTACCTCGGAGTCGACGTGGACCGAGTACCGGACGAGGTTGCGTACCCGCGGAAGCAGTTCCGCCAGCAGGGACTCGGCCGCATCACGCCGTCCCGCGATCGCCGCACGGATGCGCGGCTCCTCGGTGGGCACCATCATCGGGCGATTACACGTGCTGTGGGTTCTGAGCATTTGCATGGGTAGAAGGGGGGTGGGGGAGGGGGGTTCATCCCCGGTACGCCGGCCTGCGGGGGGCGGGGCTCTCTGGGTTCGAGCCCCAATCCCGGACCCTGACGAGCCCCGCCCCTCGGCCACGGCAATACCGGCACCGGCAAGGACGCATGCGTCCCCACCGGTCAGGTGCTGCGACTACCGTTCATGCTGGAGGTCCGGCCACGCGAGCACTTCGCGTGGCCGGACAGGGGGTTACTTCAGCTTCTGGTACAGCGCATCCGTCAGCGAGCCGTCATCCGAGCTCAGCTCCCAGGCCATCGAACCACCCAGGCCCTTGCTCAGGATGTAGTCCGCCTTGGCGTTCATGGACTGCACGTCGTCGTAGGCGATCCAGATCTTCGTGGACGGGTTGTAGACGTAGGCCTCATTGGCCTGCGGGTGGAAGTACTTGGTGTACCCGGAGCCGGCGCGCTCGTAGTTGTTCTTGATGTCCTTGAAGTCGAACACACCCGTCAGGCCGGACGCGCCGTCATCCCAGGTGCCCTTGGTGGGGACGCCAGGCTGGAAGAGGCCGTTGTTGGTGCTCGGCACGTTGCCCCAGCCGCGGCCGTAGTACGGCACGCCCAGGACGATCTTGTTGGCCGGCACGCCCAGCTCGAGCATCTTCGACACCGTCGCGTCGCTCCAGAAGCCGGTGCTCGCGGCCGGGTCGCCGGGGACGGCGTAGAGCGCGGACTGGAAGTTCGTCGTGCTCTCGAAGGCGCCGTGGTAGTCGTAGGTCATGACGTTGATCCAGTCGAGGATGTTCGACAGGTTCTTCGTCTCCTGCTTGTTCACCAGGCCGTCAGGAGAGGCCAGGGACGCGATGGTGAGCAGGTACGGCTTGCCCGTGCTCGAGGTGACGGCGTTGAGCTGGTTGCGGAACTCCTGCATCAGCAGCGTGTAGTTCTGCTTGTCCGCGGGGCTGCTGATGTTGCCATCCAGGCCGCCGCCCGTGGGGTACTCCCAGTCGATGTCGATGCCGTCGAAGACGCCGACGCCGTTGACCGGATCCACCCCGGGGTACTGACCCTTGATGTAGAGGTCCACGCAGGACTTCACGAAGGCCTGACGGGAGGCCGCGGTGGCGGCCACCTGCGAGAAGTACTTGGACCAGCTCCAGCCGCCCACGGAGATGAGGAGCTTGAGATGCGACTGGGTCTTCTTGAGCTCCTTCAGGGCGCGGAAGTTGCCGCGCAGCTGACCCGCGTCCCACTC
This is a stretch of genomic DNA from Archangium violaceum. It encodes these proteins:
- a CDS encoding RNA polymerase sigma factor, producing MQMLRTHSTCNRPMMVPTEEPRIRAAIAGRRDAAESLLAELLPRVRNLVRYSVHVDSEVDDITQEALVAILRGLPTYRGEGAFVSWADRVVVRVTFAASRRARAERSQVDVDDEAVESATMASEDEAPDDCLLREHMTKLLERLSDEQRRALLLHHVMGMSVPEMAEELEVPFETVRSRLRLGRAHLRELLFREVGQDAVML
- a CDS encoding glycosyl hydrolase family 18 protein, giving the protein MSRTRKFLITGLLGTLAACGGQEPQEPVGSQGLELAANAAGLTATFSSSSSWEGGFNGVITIKNTTSSQISDWAVSFKFNGNAAISGTPWGAGGSATRASDGTWTVLPNTWGGNIVPANGTITVTYGGTGTYSGVSTCTINGYSCGGSLPPPVDATPPAVSLSASPTNLTSAGSVSLSAPATDNVGVTKVEFFRNGVLLSTDTSSPFTASDAFSSSGQNGTYGYTAKAYDAAGNTATSSAASVTVNIGGTPPPPPTGRMYIGYASSWNTSINDLTPAIIPSYYTHVNLAFVRPDMAYVKGSYEFDQAVAGFEFFEGATTNTGQKKFTREQALTLINNIKALRQRGTQVWISVGGWSYSQGSQWANFNAAHVVDLAQDLGADGVDIDWESSGSSCNKLTADQFSCSKDGEISNIITSLHNTIQSRGLSLGISIAGWSTGAYYVKGTPFEEGKVQWGSPFGGTMYTVVKNHGNKLHHINLMSYDGGDYYDPREGYESYRAIYSGPIAMGLEIAPEGAGGATLKLNAEPGTVYDAEMLTGQNNMATKYYNVETLATYMKNKGKPTDGMMVWQIWKERVHASPPAGAAGVNSAGQLVCQLLSITSNCNQSLPNLPKY
- a CDS encoding glycosyl hydrolase family 18 protein, whose product is MKAPLATAWAPNVAYSVGAQVTYGGRLYSCIQAHTSLTGWEPSNVPALWQDLGTSGGGDTTAPTVNASANSTNFTAAGTLNLTASATDNVGVTKVEILENNVLVATASSYSRSFSSSTQNGTYTYTVRAFDAAGNVGTKTVTVTVNIGGTGGGGKRRIAYFTAWGIYGRNYQVSNIPAAKLTHINYAFSNISPDGKCILGDSYADIDKAGGWAGEWDAGQLRGNFRALKELKKTQSHLKLLISVGGWSWSKYFSQVAATAASRQAFVKSCVDLYIKGQYPGVDPVNGVGVFDGIDIDWEYPTGGGLDGNISSPADKQNYTLLMQEFRNQLNAVTSSTGKPYLLTIASLASPDGLVNKQETKNLSNILDWINVMTYDYHGAFESTTNFQSALYAVPGDPAASTGFWSDATVSKMLELGVPANKIVLGVPYYGRGWGNVPSTNNGLFQPGVPTKGTWDDGASGLTGVFDFKDIKNNYERAGSGYTKYFHPQANEAYVYNPSTKIWIAYDDVQSMNAKADYILSKGLGGSMAWELSSDDGSLTDALYQKLK
- a CDS encoding HAD family hydrolase; the protein is MNSQPLVPVFDIGGVLLDWNPRYLYRKLFPDEAAMEHFLTTVCTSEWNQQQDGGRTWAEAISELSGRFPEHAELIRCYDTRWEEMIPRVFDGTVDLLKALQSRGPVYAITNFSAEKFAYARTRWPFLASFDGCVVSGECRMLKPDPAIYRRLCHQYGLEPERCLFIDDVQKNVDGARAVGMQAVRFESPEQLRAELLARGMLA